One segment of Brassica napus cultivar Da-Ae chromosome C3, Da-Ae, whole genome shotgun sequence DNA contains the following:
- the LOC111204707 gene encoding cinnamyl alcohol dehydrogenase 7, translated as MGEVLKKEAYGLAVKDESGVISPFHFSRRETGENDVRFKVLFCGICHTDLSMAINEWGFTSYPLVPGHEIVGVVTEVGAKVTKFNAGDKVGVGYMVSSCGSCETCTDDQENYCPKMILTSGGKYYDDTITYGGYSDHMVCEEDYIIRIPENLPLDATAPLLCAGTTVYSPMKYHGLDKPGMHIGVVGLGGLGHVAVKFAKAMGIKVTVISTSDRKRDEALTRLGADLFLVSRDPEQMKDAMGTMDGIIDTVSATHPVLPILDLLKYKGKLIMVGAPDKPLELPVLPLIFGKKMVVGSMVGGIKETQEMMDLAGKHNITADIELISADYVNTAMERLQKADVRYRFVIDVANTLKPSP; from the exons ATGGGAGAGGTCCTTAAGAAGGAGGCGTACGGACTGGCTGTAAAAGACGAATCTGGAGTTATCTCGCCTTTCCATTTCTCAAGAAG GGAGACAGGAGAAAATGATGTGAGGTTCAAAGTGTTGTTCTGTGGAATTTGCCACACAGATTTAAGCATGGCCATAAACGAGTGGGGGTTTACTAGTTACCCCCTTGTCCCCGG GCATGAAATAGTGGGCGTGGTGACTGAAGTCGGAGCCAAAGTGACTAAATTCAACGCCGGAGACAAAGTGGGAGTTGGTTATATGGTCAGCTCATGCGGGTCATGTGAAACCTGCACTGATGACCAAGAGAACTACTGTCCAAAAATGATCCTAACGTCCGGAGGCAAGTATTACGATGACACTATAACATATGGTGGTTACTCCGACCACATGGTTTGTGAAGAGGACTACATCATCCGTATTCCAGAAAATCTTCCCTTAGACGCTACCGCGCCTCTACTCTGCGCTGGGACCACCGTCTATTCCCCGATGAAGTATCACGGGCTCGACAAGCCGGGTATGCACATTGGTGTGGTGGGACTAGGCGGTTTAGGTCATGTAGCTGTGAAATTTGCTAAGGCTATGGGTATTAAGGTTACAGTTATTAGTACTTCGGATAGGAAGAGAGACGAGGCGTTAACTCGGCTTGGTGCGGATCTGTTCTTGGTGAGCCGTGACCCGGAACAGATGAAGGATGCAATGGGTACTATGGATGGTATTATTGATACCGTATCTGCTACTCATCCAGTTCTTCCGATTCTTGATTTGCTTAAATATAAGGGTAAACTTATTATGGTTGGTGCACCTGATAAACCACTTGAGCTTCCGGTTCTGCCTCTCATCTTTG GGAAAAAGATGGTGGTGGGAAGTATGGTAGGAGGGATAAAAGAGACTCAAGAGATGATGGATTTGGCCGGAAAACACAACATCACGGCAGATATTGAGCTTATCTCTGCGGATTATGTCAACACTGCCATGGAACGGCTCCAGAAGGCTGACGTTAGATACCGTTTTGTGATTGATGTTGCCAACACCTTGAAGCCTAGTCcttaa